The Staphylococcus sp. 17KM0847 DNA segment CAAAATCCCCAACTTTGCCCATTCCATTGTTCCTGCAGTTGTAGGGCTTACAAATTTATTTTGCATCATCTGTTGCATAATTAAACCTGCAAGTGCTAATGTGCTTCCTGAGATTAGAATACTGACCGTTCTTGGAATACGACTCGCGAACAAGATATTAAGTTGATGCTCATTGAAACTGAATACTGCACTTACTGGTACACTACTCACACCAATAAACAGAGAACACACAGTCAGAACACAGAGCATTGCAAACAACACATAGCCATTCATCAAAATACGCATCACTCTGTCTCCTTTAATTAAACAATCCATGATAATGTAAATGAAAATCATTATCAATGAAAGTTTAACATTTATACCGATAATTAGCAATCTGCTTTTTTAAGTTTTTAATAATTACACATGCACTTAATTTTATTTTCATGTATTATCAATAATTTTTATATTAGAAACTAAAATAATGGACTATCTACACCAAAAAAATGGGATGGGAAAGACATCAATATACATCTTTCCCATCCAAGTTCGCCTATCTATCATATACTATAAAACTTTCTATTAACCTTGACTCTGTAAAAATAAGAACATTAAAAATAATGTTGTGAGTACAGACGCAACAATCATAAAATTCGTCGCACGACTCCCTTCACTCTGCTGATTCAATGCACGAATTGCCATAATCCAACTCACGACAACAGCAATTGCCAACACGATGAGTAACACAGTCATACGGGCACCTCCATCTCTTAACATATAACAAACTTATATTATCATAATAATGCGTAAAACAGATATTAGAAAGGCTAAGCATATTCTAACGCTTTATCTTGATAAAAACGCATATCTGAAGTTAAAACATGCTATAAAGTCCCTTATATTTTCTGATGATCTGACACGATTATCAATAAAAAAGCCACGGTACCTTGGGGGGAATACCGTGACGACTTGAATAGTATTAATAAAATAGCATTAATAACACTGGAAGCATAACTGAACTCAATACAGCTGACAGTATCATTCCAATAGAACTAAACGCACCCGATTCCATATCCATCTCTAGTGCTCTCGCAGTTCCAAAGGCATGGGAGGCATTACCAAAAGTCATGCCACGGGCAATGGCAGACTCAAAATGCGTCATGCGAATCAGTGCAGCTCCTAACATGCTTCCTAATAAACCTGTTGCGATGATGAACATAATGGTCATTGTGTCTTCACCGCCAAGTTGATGTGACACTTGAATACCGACTGCAGCGGTAATCGATCGGGGAAGAAGTGTCACAATTTCTTCACGATGGTAACCCATTAACTTGAGTGAGAAAAAAATTAGGGAAAAATTCAAGATAACAGCTGTTACCACGCTCATGAAAATTGTTTTGAAATTTTTTAGGATCTTATGTCTGTTTACATACAAAGGGTATGCTAGGCACACCACAGTAGAACTTAGCAAATGGTTAATCCATTTACCACCCATCATGTAGGTATGATAGTCTATATTAAATAGAAGGAGTATTGCTATCACACCGAGCGATGCCACCAATGCGGGGTTAAGAAAAGGTGACTTGAACTTGTTGTATAACAT contains these protein-coding regions:
- a CDS encoding LrgB family protein produces the protein MTLLQTITMITLTIVMFIIAKMLYNKFKSPFLNPALVASLGVIAILLLFNIDYHTYMMGGKWINHLLSSTVVCLAYPLYVNRHKILKNFKTIFMSVVTAVILNFSLIFFSLKLMGYHREEIVTLLPRSITAAVGIQVSHQLGGEDTMTIMFIIATGLLGSMLGAALIRMTHFESAIARGMTFGNASHAFGTARALEMDMESGAFSSIGMILSAVLSSVMLPVLLMLFY